One Pseudomonas rhizophila DNA window includes the following coding sequences:
- a CDS encoding sensor histidine kinase, whose product MRLRLDTLFGRLFGVLLLAIVLAHLLAFAWFSQYDKPPLGPPPEFSRQGQHPGPTGPPPNRPARPWFGGPVVPLTFQFVCLIVAAWYGAKLLTRPIQRLSDAAERLSENLDSPPLEETGPREARQAAHTFNLMQQRIREQVQQRSRMLGAVSHDLRTPLSRLKLRLEQIDDIKLQGQMRQDLNDMIGMLDATLTYLHEQRTSEALQWMDVQALVESLSENAQDQGADVQASGGCAPLQVQPMALRSCINNLMDNALRYAGHALITLQDQRDQVVIRVIDHGPGIAADKREAVFEPFYRLEGSRNRNSGGVGLGMTIAREAAERLGGQLSLEETPGGGLTAVIRLPRA is encoded by the coding sequence GCGATCGTCCTGGCGCACCTGTTGGCCTTTGCCTGGTTTTCTCAATACGACAAACCGCCTTTGGGGCCACCCCCCGAATTTTCCCGACAAGGCCAGCACCCTGGGCCCACGGGTCCTCCACCCAACCGCCCTGCGCGCCCATGGTTCGGTGGGCCGGTAGTACCGCTGACGTTTCAGTTTGTGTGCCTGATCGTCGCCGCCTGGTACGGCGCCAAACTGCTGACCCGGCCTATCCAACGCCTGAGCGATGCCGCCGAACGCCTGAGCGAAAACCTCGACAGCCCACCGTTGGAAGAAACCGGCCCTCGGGAGGCCCGCCAGGCTGCCCATACGTTCAACCTCATGCAACAGCGAATTCGCGAGCAGGTGCAGCAGCGTTCGCGCATGCTCGGTGCGGTATCCCATGACCTGCGCACTCCGCTTTCACGACTCAAGCTGCGCCTGGAACAGATCGATGACATCAAGCTGCAGGGCCAGATGCGTCAGGACCTGAACGATATGATTGGCATGCTCGACGCCACCCTCACCTACCTGCACGAGCAACGCACCAGCGAAGCGCTGCAATGGATGGACGTGCAGGCGTTAGTGGAATCGTTGAGCGAAAACGCCCAGGACCAGGGTGCCGACGTGCAAGCCAGCGGTGGTTGCGCGCCGTTACAGGTGCAGCCGATGGCGTTGCGCTCGTGTATCAACAACCTCATGGACAATGCCTTGCGCTACGCCGGCCATGCGTTGATTACGCTGCAAGACCAGCGCGACCAGGTAGTGATTCGGGTGATTGACCACGGCCCCGGGATTGCGGCGGATAAACGCGAAGCAGTGTTCGAGCCCTTCTATCGCCTGGAAGGCTCACGCAACCGCAACTCCGGCGGTGTCGGCCTGGGCATGACCATCGCCAGGGAAGCCGCCGAACGCTTGGGCGGGCAATTGAGCCTGGAAGAAACGCCAGGGGGCGGATTGACGGCGGTGATCCGTTTGCCCCGCGCCTGA